A stretch of the Aegilops tauschii subsp. strangulata cultivar AL8/78 chromosome 4, Aet v6.0, whole genome shotgun sequence genome encodes the following:
- the LOC109769033 gene encoding uncharacterized protein, whose translation MAAITTTTASSSFLHRRISSSPATTTTPRSHLVPFHARNRCHLRFACRATDVSGAEPSAPPETGGGSSWLPVVPLAALPRGERRVIVQGGEEILLLWYKDEVFAIENRSPAEGAYTEGLLNAKLTQDGCIVCPSTDSTFDLRTGEIKEWYPKNPVLRALTPVLRKLFVYPAKTDGENIYISIRGAASSVGSAEILFSGKAQPGSTASDVNIEEVRMVVDEGVGGFGFTAYNELVNGKAAIIGFLLLIDFELLTGKGLLKGTGLLDFIYAISRAFSS comes from the exons ATGGCGGCCATTACCACCACaaccgcgtcctcctccttcctccACCGCCGTATCTCCTCGTCACCAGCAACAACCACCACCCCGCGTAGCCACCTGGTTCCCTTCCACGCGCGCAACCGGTGCCACCTCAGGTTCGCCTGCCGCGCCACCGATGTGTCCGGGGCCGAGCCATCGGCGCCTCCAGAGACCGGAGGGGGCAGCAGCTGGTTACCGGTGGTGCCGCTGGCGGCGCTCCCGCGGGGAGAGCGCCGTGTGATCGTACAGGGCGGGGAGGAGATCCTGCTTCTCTGGTACAAGGATGAGGTATTCGCCATCGAGAACCGCTCCCCGGCCGAGGGCGCGTACACCGAGGGTCTCCTCAACGCCAAGCTCACGCAG GATGGCTGCATTGTTTGCCCATCAACAGATAGTACCTTTGATCTTCGCACTGGAGAAATAAAAGAGTGGTATCCGAAAAACCCTGTTTTAAGGGCTCTGACACCTGTATTGAGAAAACTATTCGTGTACCCTGCAAAAACGGATGGAGAAAATATATACATCAGCATTAGGGGCGCTGCTAGCTCTGTAGGATCAGCTGAGATTCTGTTCAGCGGGAAAGCTCAACCAGGGAGTACTGCATCTGATGTCAACATCGAAGAG GTGAGAATGGTGGTCGATGAAGGTGTAGGAGGTTTTGGTTTCACTGCTTACAATGAACTGGTCAACGGAAAAGCTGCCATAATTGGCTTTCTATTGTTGATAGATTTTGAACTTTTAACTGGTAAAGGCCTTCTCAAGGGGACTGGTCTATTGGACTTCATCTATGCAATTTCAAGAGCTTTCAGCTCGTAA